In a single window of the Nicotiana tomentosiformis chromosome 8, ASM39032v3, whole genome shotgun sequence genome:
- the LOC117278625 gene encoding uncharacterized protein, protein MGSSGPSASTSMYTSTIDPSSPLFLSSSNVPGIFLIVPFSGVGFGGWKRIMIVSLSAKNKMGFIDGSCIKPTENSSQYRQWDRCNNMVILWLTHSLSPDIAESVQYSEIDESI, encoded by the coding sequence ATGGGTAGTTCCGGACCTAGTGCTTCTACTTCTATGTATACTTCCACTATTGATCCTTCTTCTCCCTTGTTCCTCTCATCTTCCAATGTTCCTGGTATTTTCCTCATTGTACCATTCTCGGGGGTTGGATTTGGAGGATGGAAACGTATTATGATAGTCTCATTATCTGCTAAAAATAAAATGGGATTCATTGATGGGTCATGCATCAAACCTACTGAAAACTCTTCTCAATATAGGCAATGGGATCGTTGTAATAATATGGTCATTTTATGGTTGACTCATTCTTTGTCACCTGATATTGCTGAAAGTGTACAGTACTCAGAAATTGATGAAAGTATATAG